Proteins from a genomic interval of Nasonia vitripennis strain AsymCx chromosome 3, Nvit_psr_1.1, whole genome shotgun sequence:
- the LOC100119738 gene encoding U3 small nucleolar RNA-interacting protein 2 isoform X1 has translation MSFFIRNQRDTRGPKRKVNGASTKDSKSTASKSKKKINKKYTNDDNESIGSTDEEFAEEQNRNQDDFEESEEEQETPQEKRLRLAKKYLEEIEEEEKDRAEFEEGAIAKRLKEEYLEEKGRLRKVVADTYTGHKEPCILRCKDHNNSVTCVCISNDGQFLFSGSKDGSLVKWSLSDKRKLKSLKGKGKNHDGMKCIRCIAISTDSKFLVVGCDGTKNIKVFSPADLSHIKDLQGHRDVVSGLVFRKNTHTLYSASMDRCVKVWNLDDMAYVESLFGHQNGITSIDALARERAITSGGFDGTVRIWKIVEESQLIFNGHGGSIDSVKLINEENFLSCGDDGQLCVWGCLKKKPLCCVQEAHGKNEENNLPMWISSIATLLNTDLVASASVAGASNGVIRLWKCGESFRSLQPLFDIKITGFINSLVFTPDGKYLIAGIGQEHRLGRWWRIPEARNSIAIIPLTQNQANT, from the exons atgtCGTTTTTCATCCGAAATCAACGCGATACTAGAGGCCCTAAGCGAAAG GTCAATGGAGCAAGTACTAAGGATTCTAAAAGTACAGCATCaaagtcaaagaaaaaaataaacaagaaaTATACAAATGATGACAACGAAAGTATTGGCAGTACAGATGAAGAATTTGCTGAAGAGCAAAACAG AAATCAAGATGATTTCGAAGAATCAGAGGAAGAACAAGAGACTCCACAGGAAAAGCGTCTTAGGCTAGCCAAAAAGTATTTAGAAGAAATTGAAGAAGAAG aaaaagatAGAGCAGAGTTTGAAGAAGGTGCCATTGCAAAAAGATTAAAAGAAGAATATTTGGAAGAAAAGGGCAGATTGAGAAAAGTAGTTGCTGACACATACACAGGACACAAAGAACCATGCATTCTTCGATGCAAAGATCACAACAATTCTGTTACTTGCGTTTGCATTTCTAATGATGGACAATTCTTATTTTCTGGATCTAAAGATGGAAGCTTAGTGAAAT gGTCTTTATCCGAcaaacgaaaattaaaatctttgaaagGCAAAGGAAAAAATCACGATGGAATGAAATGTATACGGTGTATAGCAATCAGTACGGATAGTAAATTTTTG GTCGTAGGGTGTGACggaacaaaaaatataaaagtgtTCTCACCTGCAGATCTCAGTCACATAAAAGATCTACAAGGTCACAGAGATGTCGTTTCTGGTCTTGTATTCAGAAAAAACACGCATACTTTATATTCCGCATCTATGGATAGGTGTGTAAAAGTATGGAATTTGGATGACATGGCTTATGTCGAATCTCTGTTTGGACATCAAAATGGTATAACGTCAATTGATGCTTTGGCACGCGAAAGAGCCATCACAAGTGGTGGATTTGATGGAACAGTGAGGATATGGAAGATTGTCGAAGAATCACAGTTGATTTTCAATGGACATGGTGGTAGTATAGATTCTGTAAAGTTAATAAAcgaggaaaattttttgagttGTGGTGATGATGGACAGTTGTGTGTATGGGGTTGTTTGAAGAAGAAACCGCTATGCTGTGTGCAAGAGGCTCATggaaaaaacgaagaaaataatttaccAATGTGGATATCTAGTATTGCTACGTTGTTGAACACAGATTTGGTCGCTTCAG CATCTGTTGCAGGTGCCAGTAACGGAGTCATAAGGTTATGGAAATGCGGAGAATCATTTAGAAGCTTACAACCTCTTTTCGACATCAAAATAACTGGCTTCATCAATTCGCTCGTTTTCACACCTGACGGAAAGTATCTCATCGCTGGAATAGGGCAGGAGCACCGGCTGGGTCGGTGGTGGCGAATTCCAGAAGCCAGAAATAGTATAGCCATAATTCCACTTACCCAAAATCAAGCAAATACGTGA
- the LOC100119738 gene encoding U3 small nucleolar RNA-interacting protein 2 isoform X2 — MSFFIRNQRDTRGPKRKVNGASTKDSKSTASKSKKKINKKYTNDDNESIGSTDEEFAEEQNRNQDDFEESEEEQETPQEKRLRLAKKYLEEIEEEEKDRAEFEEGAIAKRLKEEYLEEKGRLRKVVADTYTGHKEPCILRCKDHNNSVTCVCISNDGQFLFSGSKDGSLVKWSLSDKRKLKSLKGKGKNHDGMKCIRCIAISTDSKFLVVGCDGTKNIKVFSPADLSHIKDLQGHRDVVSGLVFRKNTHTLYSASMDRCVKVWNLDDMAYVESLFGHQNGITSIDALARERAITSGGFDGTVRIWKIVEESQLIFNGHGGSIDSVKLINEENFLSCGDDGQLCVWGCLKKKPLCCVQEAHGKNEENNLPMWISSIATLLNTDLVASGASNGVIRLWKCGESFRSLQPLFDIKITGFINSLVFTPDGKYLIAGIGQEHRLGRWWRIPEARNSIAIIPLTQNQANT, encoded by the exons atgtCGTTTTTCATCCGAAATCAACGCGATACTAGAGGCCCTAAGCGAAAG GTCAATGGAGCAAGTACTAAGGATTCTAAAAGTACAGCATCaaagtcaaagaaaaaaataaacaagaaaTATACAAATGATGACAACGAAAGTATTGGCAGTACAGATGAAGAATTTGCTGAAGAGCAAAACAG AAATCAAGATGATTTCGAAGAATCAGAGGAAGAACAAGAGACTCCACAGGAAAAGCGTCTTAGGCTAGCCAAAAAGTATTTAGAAGAAATTGAAGAAGAAG aaaaagatAGAGCAGAGTTTGAAGAAGGTGCCATTGCAAAAAGATTAAAAGAAGAATATTTGGAAGAAAAGGGCAGATTGAGAAAAGTAGTTGCTGACACATACACAGGACACAAAGAACCATGCATTCTTCGATGCAAAGATCACAACAATTCTGTTACTTGCGTTTGCATTTCTAATGATGGACAATTCTTATTTTCTGGATCTAAAGATGGAAGCTTAGTGAAAT gGTCTTTATCCGAcaaacgaaaattaaaatctttgaaagGCAAAGGAAAAAATCACGATGGAATGAAATGTATACGGTGTATAGCAATCAGTACGGATAGTAAATTTTTG GTCGTAGGGTGTGACggaacaaaaaatataaaagtgtTCTCACCTGCAGATCTCAGTCACATAAAAGATCTACAAGGTCACAGAGATGTCGTTTCTGGTCTTGTATTCAGAAAAAACACGCATACTTTATATTCCGCATCTATGGATAGGTGTGTAAAAGTATGGAATTTGGATGACATGGCTTATGTCGAATCTCTGTTTGGACATCAAAATGGTATAACGTCAATTGATGCTTTGGCACGCGAAAGAGCCATCACAAGTGGTGGATTTGATGGAACAGTGAGGATATGGAAGATTGTCGAAGAATCACAGTTGATTTTCAATGGACATGGTGGTAGTATAGATTCTGTAAAGTTAATAAAcgaggaaaattttttgagttGTGGTGATGATGGACAGTTGTGTGTATGGGGTTGTTTGAAGAAGAAACCGCTATGCTGTGTGCAAGAGGCTCATggaaaaaacgaagaaaataatttaccAATGTGGATATCTAGTATTGCTACGTTGTTGAACACAGATTTGGTCGCTTCAG GTGCCAGTAACGGAGTCATAAGGTTATGGAAATGCGGAGAATCATTTAGAAGCTTACAACCTCTTTTCGACATCAAAATAACTGGCTTCATCAATTCGCTCGTTTTCACACCTGACGGAAAGTATCTCATCGCTGGAATAGGGCAGGAGCACCGGCTGGGTCGGTGGTGGCGAATTCCAGAAGCCAGAAATAGTATAGCCATAATTCCACTTACCCAAAATCAAGCAAATACGTGA
- the LOC100119711 gene encoding low molecular weight phosphotyrosine protein phosphatase-like isoform X2, giving the protein MSKKKNVLMVCFGNTCRSPIAEAVFRKFIEKHNMSDEWEVDSAALFGYHEGKGINAKSLEVLEKNGITDYNHIARTINKEDFENFDWIFGMDYYNIGHLGRIQPQGTKAKVELLGLYDPEGEIVIEDPYFDNDISRFEKAYEQCSRCIPVFIQRQDTS; this is encoded by the exons AtgtcgaagaagaaaaacgtttTAATGGTTTGTTTTG GAAACACTTGTCGCTCTCCTATAGCTGAAGCAGTTTTTCGTAAATTCATCGAGAAACATAACATGAGTGACGAGTGGGAAGTTGACAGTGCTGCATTATTCGGATACCACGAAGGAAAGGGTATCAATGCAAAATCTTTGGAAGTCCTTGAAAAAAATGGTATCACCGATTATAATCATATTGCACGAACG ATAAATAAGGaagactttgaaaatttcgacTGGATTTTCGGAATGGACTACTACAATATTGGGCACCTAGGTCGCATACAGCCACAAGGAACCAAGGCAAAAGTTGAGCTTTTAGGTCTTTACGATCCTGAGGGAGAAATCGTTATCGAAGATCCATAtttc gataatgATATTAGTCGGTTTGAAAAGGCTTACGAACAGTGTTCGAGATGCATTCCAGTATTTATTCAACGTCAAGATACATCGTAA